A genome region from Microbacterium terricola includes the following:
- a CDS encoding lysophospholipid acyltransferase family protein codes for MTSEETSEPAEADHPVSPAPSEVSADIEQAASPVRRASLTYKLGRGVINPLARLIYRPRIEGKDNVPRTGPVIFASNHLSFIDSIAIPVAAPRPVHFLAKASYFDGTGFSGWISREFFTSIGAIAVERGAGQAALDALDQQRQLLEEGSAVALYPEGTRSLDGRLYKGRTGVAFLALQTGAPIVPVGLIGTDAAMPVGAKLPSLRARITVKFGEPIDVTRHGAANSGRARRLATDEIMAAIHALSGQELAGAYNEPPAHTPIERIKQVLPHERL; via the coding sequence GTGACATCCGAGGAGACGAGCGAGCCCGCAGAGGCCGATCACCCCGTCTCCCCCGCCCCCTCCGAGGTCTCCGCCGACATCGAGCAGGCAGCATCCCCGGTCCGGCGCGCGAGCCTCACGTACAAGCTCGGCCGCGGCGTCATCAACCCGCTCGCACGGCTGATCTACCGCCCGCGCATCGAGGGCAAGGACAACGTCCCGCGCACGGGACCGGTGATCTTCGCCAGCAACCACCTGTCGTTCATCGACTCGATCGCGATCCCGGTGGCCGCTCCGCGCCCCGTGCATTTCCTCGCGAAGGCCAGCTACTTCGACGGCACCGGCTTCTCGGGCTGGATCAGCCGCGAGTTCTTCACGTCCATCGGCGCGATCGCGGTGGAGCGCGGTGCGGGGCAGGCGGCACTGGACGCACTCGACCAGCAGCGTCAGCTGCTCGAGGAGGGCAGCGCCGTCGCGCTGTATCCCGAGGGCACCCGTTCGCTCGACGGCCGCCTCTACAAGGGCCGGACCGGCGTGGCGTTCCTCGCGCTGCAGACCGGTGCGCCGATCGTCCCCGTCGGCCTGATCGGCACGGACGCGGCCATGCCCGTCGGCGCCAAGCTCCCGTCGCTGCGCGCACGCATCACCGTCAAGTTCGGCGAGCCGATCGACGTCACCCGCCACGGCGCAGCCAACTCCGGTCGGGCGCGCCGGCTGGCCACCGACGAGATCATGGCCGCCATCCACGCCCTCTCCGGGCAGGAGCTCGCCGGCGCCTACAACGAGCCTCCCGCGCACACCCCGATCGAGCGCATCAAGCAGGTCCTTCCCCACGAACGTCTGTGA
- a CDS encoding FKBP-type peptidyl-prolyl cis-trans isomerase, producing the protein MRIRPLVALSAVAVTALLLAGCSSSGDPEASPTPSSTDSECLLDAQPGADSDAITVAGEAPELDATVPADLGFEDIQRTIVSEGDGDELHVGDLVSGAYEFYDGASGKRLETSVDTSADESGLVPILLDASAYSVFVAALECAPLGSTAAITIPGSAFGEGGSSVALVAQGVEKLPTQATGEDVAPTDGMPTVTLAEDGAPTIELPGGDAPTKTEVAQLKKGDGAVVKEGDTVFVQYTGVKWSDGTVFDSSWERGAPTAFPTTGVVAGFKQALEGQAVGSQVIAVIPPADGYGEGEINEDDLVGETLVFVVDILGTQRAVTQ; encoded by the coding sequence GTGCGCATTCGTCCGCTTGTCGCCCTGTCCGCCGTCGCCGTCACAGCGCTCCTCCTCGCCGGCTGCTCGTCGTCGGGCGACCCCGAGGCGTCGCCGACGCCGTCGTCGACCGACTCCGAGTGCCTGCTCGACGCCCAGCCCGGCGCCGACTCCGACGCGATCACGGTGGCCGGCGAGGCTCCTGAGCTCGACGCCACGGTTCCCGCCGACCTCGGCTTCGAAGACATCCAGCGCACGATCGTGAGCGAGGGCGACGGCGACGAGCTGCACGTGGGCGACCTCGTGTCCGGCGCGTACGAGTTCTACGACGGCGCCTCGGGCAAGCGCCTGGAGACCTCCGTCGACACGTCGGCCGACGAGTCCGGGCTGGTCCCGATCCTGCTGGACGCCAGCGCCTACTCGGTGTTCGTCGCGGCGCTCGAGTGCGCCCCGCTCGGCTCGACCGCCGCCATCACCATCCCCGGCTCCGCCTTCGGCGAGGGCGGCAGCTCGGTGGCGCTCGTCGCGCAGGGCGTGGAGAAGCTGCCCACGCAGGCCACCGGTGAGGACGTCGCTCCCACGGACGGCATGCCGACGGTGACGCTCGCCGAGGACGGCGCGCCCACCATCGAGCTGCCGGGCGGCGACGCCCCGACCAAGACCGAGGTCGCCCAGCTGAAGAAGGGCGACGGCGCGGTCGTCAAGGAGGGCGACACCGTCTTCGTGCAGTACACCGGCGTGAAGTGGTCGGACGGCACCGTGTTCGACTCCTCGTGGGAGCGCGGCGCCCCCACGGCCTTCCCGACCACCGGCGTGGTCGCGGGCTTCAAGCAGGCCCTCGAGGGTCAGGCCGTCGGCTCGCAGGTCATCGCGGTGATCCCGCCGGCGGACGGCTACGGCGAGGGCGAGATCAACGAGGACGACCTGGTCGGCGAGACCCTCGTCTTCGTCGTCGACATCCTCGGCACGCAGCGGGCCGTCACCCAGTAG
- the dxr gene encoding 1-deoxy-D-xylulose-5-phosphate reductoisomerase has translation MRRVLILGSTGSIGTQALDVIRANPQRFEVVGLSAGSQREALAAQAAEFGVEYTALGAAEAEQLVHDVEADVVLNGITGSVGLGPTLAALAAGRTLALANKESLIVGGDLVTALAGPGQIVPVDSEHSAIAQALRAGQQGEVRRLVLTASGGPFRGRTRAELADVTPAQALAHPTWDMGRVVTTNSSTLVNKGLEVIEAHLLFGVPYDEIDVVVHPQSIVHSMVEFVDGSTIAQASPPDMRLPISLGLGWPNRVGGVGRPLDWTVASSWTFEPLDDEAFPAVRLAKRVGRAGGTYPAVFNAANEQAVDAFHEGRLSYLGILDTVDRVVDAHEPPDALTRESLAAAEEWARAAADRAIAAT, from the coding sequence ATGCGTCGCGTCCTCATCCTCGGCTCCACCGGCTCGATCGGCACGCAGGCGCTGGATGTGATCCGCGCCAACCCGCAGCGCTTCGAGGTGGTCGGACTCTCCGCCGGCTCGCAGCGGGAGGCCCTCGCCGCCCAGGCGGCGGAGTTCGGCGTCGAGTACACGGCGCTCGGCGCGGCCGAGGCCGAACAGCTCGTGCACGACGTCGAGGCCGATGTCGTGCTCAACGGCATCACCGGGTCCGTCGGCCTGGGGCCGACGCTCGCCGCGCTCGCGGCGGGGCGGACGCTCGCGCTGGCCAACAAGGAGTCGCTGATCGTGGGCGGCGACCTGGTGACGGCGCTCGCCGGCCCCGGCCAGATCGTGCCGGTCGATTCCGAGCACTCCGCCATCGCGCAGGCGCTGCGCGCGGGCCAGCAGGGGGAGGTCCGGCGACTGGTGCTGACAGCATCCGGAGGCCCCTTCCGCGGCCGCACCCGCGCCGAGCTGGCCGACGTCACCCCGGCGCAGGCGCTCGCCCACCCGACGTGGGACATGGGCCGCGTGGTCACGACGAACTCGTCGACCCTCGTGAACAAGGGGCTCGAGGTCATCGAGGCGCACCTGCTGTTCGGGGTGCCCTACGACGAGATCGACGTGGTGGTCCACCCGCAGTCGATCGTGCACTCGATGGTCGAGTTCGTCGACGGGTCGACGATCGCCCAGGCCTCGCCGCCCGATATGCGGCTGCCGATCTCGCTCGGGCTCGGCTGGCCGAACCGCGTCGGCGGGGTGGGCCGCCCGCTGGACTGGACCGTCGCCTCATCCTGGACGTTCGAGCCGCTCGACGACGAGGCGTTCCCCGCGGTGCGCCTCGCGAAGCGCGTCGGGAGAGCCGGCGGCACCTACCCGGCGGTGTTCAACGCCGCCAATGAGCAGGCCGTCGACGCGTTCCACGAGGGACGGCTGTCGTACCTCGGCATCCTCGACACGGTCGACCGGGTCGTCGATGCGCACGAGCCACCCGACGCGCTCACCCGCGAGAGCCTGGCCGCGGCGGAGGAATGGGCTCGCGCCGCCGCCGATCGCGCGATCGCCGCGACTTGA
- a CDS encoding Mur ligase family protein, whose translation MANDAPSNLPPVLRPDAPPTHTLVQLAERFGTGVRGDLEGVELTGLTLATADLRQGDVFVAVRGVNRHGAEFSAAAAEKGAVAVVTDEAGAEAAAFSGLPVVLVDDPRGVLGALSAWVYSTGRDDELPTLFGTTGTNGKTSVSHLLEGILGQLDVTTGLSSTAERHIAGQVVVSRLTTPEAYEMHALLALMRERGVEAVAVEVSAQALSRRRVDGIVFDVAGFTNLSHDHLDDYADMREYFEAKLPLFRPDRSRRAVICLDTASGAEVAARCEVPYVTVGTPAIASDADAAAAADWTVEILEERPEGTRFRLVGPDGRALTTVVPVIGRHMAANAGLAIVMILEGGYSWESLVAALDGGRIDAHLPGRTQLVSGEHGPAVYVDFGHSPDAFEKTLAAIRRVTPGKVLMLVGADGDRDATKRHDMGRTAAEGSDILVITDHHPRFEEPSGIRATLIEGARRARPDAEIHEYSPPEAAIVAAVGMVGEGDAILWAGPGHQDYRDIRGVRTPYSARELARRALKAAGWPVPDPAWPVPYPPED comes from the coding sequence ATGGCGAACGATGCTCCCTCCAACCTGCCCCCCGTGCTCCGGCCGGACGCACCGCCGACCCACACGCTCGTGCAGCTGGCCGAACGGTTCGGCACCGGCGTGCGCGGCGACCTGGAGGGTGTGGAGCTCACCGGACTGACCCTCGCCACCGCTGATCTGCGCCAGGGCGACGTGTTCGTCGCCGTCCGCGGCGTCAACCGGCACGGCGCGGAGTTCTCCGCGGCGGCCGCGGAGAAGGGCGCCGTCGCGGTCGTCACCGACGAGGCCGGGGCGGAGGCCGCAGCATTCAGCGGTCTGCCCGTCGTGCTCGTCGACGACCCGCGCGGCGTGCTCGGGGCGCTGTCCGCCTGGGTCTACTCGACCGGGCGCGATGACGAACTCCCCACCCTGTTCGGCACGACCGGCACGAACGGCAAGACCAGCGTGTCGCACCTGCTCGAGGGCATCCTCGGTCAGCTGGACGTGACGACCGGGCTGTCCTCGACCGCCGAGCGGCACATCGCCGGGCAGGTCGTCGTGTCGCGCCTGACGACGCCCGAGGCGTACGAGATGCACGCGCTGCTGGCGCTCATGCGCGAGCGGGGCGTCGAGGCGGTGGCCGTCGAGGTCAGCGCGCAGGCGCTGAGTCGACGACGCGTCGACGGGATCGTGTTCGATGTCGCCGGCTTCACGAACCTCTCGCACGACCACCTCGACGACTACGCGGACATGCGCGAGTACTTCGAGGCGAAGCTGCCGCTGTTCCGCCCTGACCGGTCGCGCCGCGCCGTGATCTGCCTCGACACCGCGTCGGGCGCGGAGGTCGCCGCCCGCTGCGAAGTGCCCTACGTGACGGTCGGCACGCCGGCGATCGCGTCGGATGCGGATGCCGCCGCCGCCGCGGACTGGACCGTCGAGATCCTGGAGGAGCGACCGGAGGGAACGCGCTTCCGCCTGGTCGGCCCCGACGGACGCGCCCTCACCACCGTCGTTCCGGTGATCGGGCGGCACATGGCCGCGAACGCCGGCCTCGCGATCGTGATGATCCTCGAGGGCGGCTACAGCTGGGAGTCCCTCGTCGCCGCGCTCGATGGGGGCCGCATCGACGCGCACCTGCCAGGGCGCACGCAGCTCGTCTCCGGCGAGCACGGCCCTGCCGTCTACGTCGACTTCGGCCACTCCCCCGACGCCTTCGAGAAGACGCTGGCCGCGATCCGCCGGGTGACGCCCGGCAAGGTCCTCATGCTCGTGGGCGCCGACGGCGACCGCGACGCCACCAAGCGCCACGACATGGGCCGCACGGCCGCCGAGGGCAGCGACATCCTCGTCATCACCGACCACCACCCCCGGTTCGAGGAGCCGTCCGGCATCCGGGCGACCCTCATCGAGGGCGCCCGCCGCGCGAGGCCCGACGCCGAGATCCACGAGTACTCGCCGCCCGAGGCCGCGATCGTCGCGGCAGTGGGCATGGTCGGCGAGGGCGACGCGATCCTGTGGGCCGGCCCCGGCCACCAGGACTACCGCGACATCCGCGGGGTGCGGACGCCCTACTCGGCCCGCGAGCTGGCGCGCCGGGCCCTCAAGGCCGCCGGCTGGCCCGTGCCCGACCCCGCGTGGCCGGTACCGTACCCGCCCGAGGACTGA
- a CDS encoding DUF1775 domain-containing protein gives MTPRTTARSGARTARTLTGVTLGLAFAVAVPLAASAHVHVTPEEAAAGTTTRLSFSFSHGCDDSPTTAVVIDIPDGVATATPVLDGAWTISRELRADGTAAQVTFTADEPVETGVAAAVSLDALIAEGAADSTLVFPVTQECVDGETAWTEVAADDQDPEELESPAPLLTVGAVAETGDAHGHGGSASEESGEHEHAAAAESTDAVTADPVARWLAAGGLAAGVAALVVALVRRRRA, from the coding sequence ATGACCCCTCGAACCACCGCGCGCTCCGGCGCACGCACCGCCCGCACCCTCACCGGCGTCACGCTCGGCCTCGCGTTCGCCGTCGCCGTCCCCCTGGCCGCCTCCGCCCACGTGCACGTCACCCCGGAGGAGGCGGCGGCCGGCACCACCACGCGCCTCAGCTTCTCGTTCAGCCACGGCTGCGACGACTCGCCCACCACGGCGGTCGTGATCGACATCCCCGACGGGGTCGCCACCGCCACCCCCGTGCTGGACGGGGCATGGACCATCAGCCGCGAGCTGCGCGCAGACGGCACCGCCGCGCAGGTCACCTTCACTGCGGACGAGCCGGTCGAGACGGGCGTCGCGGCCGCTGTGAGCCTGGACGCCCTGATCGCCGAGGGGGCGGCCGACTCCACCCTCGTGTTCCCCGTCACCCAGGAGTGCGTCGACGGCGAGACGGCCTGGACCGAGGTCGCCGCAGACGATCAGGACCCGGAGGAGCTGGAGAGCCCCGCACCGCTGCTCACCGTGGGCGCGGTCGCCGAAACCGGTGACGCGCACGGCCACGGCGGCAGCGCGAGCGAGGAGTCCGGCGAGCACGAGCACGCCGCCGCTGCGGAGTCGACGGACGCCGTCACCGCCGACCCGGTCGCGCGCTGGCTCGCCGCGGGAGGCCTCGCGGCCGGCGTCGCTGCACTCGTCGTCGCACTGGTGCGTCGCCGCCGCGCCTGA
- a CDS encoding M50 family metallopeptidase, translating to MTAIAFLVGIVLMIVGLAVSIALHELGHLLPAKRFGVRVGQYMIGFGPTLFSRRRGETEYGFKAIPLGGYISMAGMYPPSRAEGRAGGGLFATMVQDARVANDETLAGEDDDRVFYKLPVHQRVIIMLGGPVMNLLLAIVLFSILLSGIGVQTATTTVAALSECVPATGATSCTSDDPAAPSVEAGLQPGDEIVSIDGTPVSTFAEASAIIQASPGEPITLVIERDGAQQTLTATPAPIVGAAPDGEADPAEIGFLGIQPTAEFVPQPLWAGPQMAFENVVAVGGVIWQLPVKVWQTGVDLVTGQERDPNGPLSVVGAGVLAGEVAAADAPVLNRVAGIIGLLGSLNIALFVFNMVPLLPLDGGHIVVALWDGIKRAWAKLFRRPPPKPVDATKLVPVTLVVVIALMAMGAVLIIADIFNPVSLF from the coding sequence GTGACAGCCATCGCGTTCCTCGTCGGCATCGTGCTCATGATCGTGGGCCTGGCCGTGTCGATCGCGCTGCACGAGCTCGGCCACCTGCTGCCTGCCAAGAGGTTCGGCGTGCGCGTGGGGCAGTACATGATCGGCTTCGGCCCGACCCTGTTCTCCCGCCGCCGGGGCGAGACGGAGTACGGGTTCAAGGCGATCCCGCTCGGCGGATACATCTCGATGGCCGGCATGTACCCGCCCTCTCGTGCCGAAGGTCGTGCCGGCGGCGGACTGTTCGCGACGATGGTCCAGGACGCCCGCGTCGCCAATGACGAGACCCTCGCCGGCGAGGACGACGATCGCGTCTTCTACAAGCTTCCCGTCCACCAGCGCGTGATCATCATGCTCGGCGGCCCGGTGATGAACCTGCTGCTGGCGATCGTGCTGTTCTCGATCCTGCTGAGCGGCATCGGCGTGCAGACGGCCACCACGACCGTCGCCGCGCTCTCCGAGTGCGTGCCCGCGACCGGAGCCACCTCGTGCACCTCTGACGACCCGGCGGCGCCCTCGGTCGAGGCAGGACTTCAGCCGGGCGACGAGATCGTGTCGATCGACGGGACCCCCGTCTCGACGTTCGCGGAGGCATCCGCGATCATCCAGGCCTCTCCTGGTGAGCCGATCACGCTCGTGATCGAGCGCGACGGCGCCCAGCAGACCCTCACGGCGACCCCTGCGCCCATCGTCGGCGCAGCCCCGGACGGCGAGGCCGATCCGGCCGAGATCGGCTTCCTCGGCATCCAGCCGACCGCCGAGTTCGTTCCGCAGCCGCTCTGGGCCGGTCCGCAGATGGCGTTCGAGAACGTCGTCGCGGTAGGCGGAGTGATCTGGCAGCTGCCGGTGAAGGTCTGGCAGACCGGCGTCGACCTCGTCACCGGCCAGGAGCGCGACCCGAACGGGCCGCTCAGCGTCGTGGGCGCCGGTGTGCTCGCGGGCGAGGTCGCCGCCGCCGACGCCCCTGTGCTCAACCGGGTGGCGGGGATCATCGGGCTGCTCGGCTCGCTGAACATCGCGCTGTTCGTGTTCAACATGGTGCCGCTGCTGCCGCTCGACGGCGGCCACATCGTGGTCGCCCTGTGGGACGGGATCAAGCGGGCATGGGCGAAGCTGTTCCGCCGCCCGCCGCCGAAGCCGGTCGACGCCACGAAGCTGGTGCCGGTGACCTTAGTGGTCGTGATCGCGCTCATGGCGATGGGCGCGGTGCTCATCATCGCCGACATCTTCAATCCGGTCTCGCTGTTCTGA
- a CDS encoding YciI family protein, with product MKYVIMFTSTPDLAADVTADTNTEVYERVYRWFGEHADVIADSGAELQPVSTATTVAHGSGGPVVVDGPFSEAREVIGGFSVIDVADLDAAIAVVKTWPPLELPGVAVEIRPMVTDYDQFEQ from the coding sequence GTGAAGTACGTCATCATGTTCACCTCGACGCCCGACCTGGCAGCCGATGTCACGGCCGACACCAACACCGAGGTGTACGAACGCGTCTATCGCTGGTTCGGAGAGCACGCCGACGTGATCGCCGACAGCGGCGCCGAGCTGCAGCCGGTCTCCACGGCGACCACCGTCGCGCACGGCTCGGGCGGCCCGGTCGTCGTCGACGGCCCGTTCTCAGAGGCCAGAGAGGTCATCGGCGGCTTCTCAGTGATCGACGTGGCCGACCTCGATGCGGCCATCGCCGTCGTGAAGACCTGGCCGCCGCTCGAGCTGCCGGGCGTGGCGGTCGAGATCCGCCCGATGGTCACCGACTACGACCAGTTCGAGCAGTGA
- a CDS encoding RNA polymerase sigma factor, with the protein MTREDAAAAGDQNARGAASDHELARVVRAESARIVGALTAATGSLDVAEEATAEAIEEALRQWRRRGVPTNPGGWLMQAARHNALDRLRREKTYRGKLALLAEQPVPAVPAAGDPDERLPLLFGCCHPALAPEAQLALTLRAVLGVTTEQIALATLEPAATVGQRISRAKRKMADTGIPLRIPEPAERPGRLDIVLTVISVMYGSAHLAAGAGAAADRDLADDALWLARVVAEALPTEAEAAGLHALLLFHRARESARAVDDELILLGDQDRSRWDPRLIAEGQTELARAAARKSPGRWQLHAAIAACHSDAATLAETDWLQMLVLYDMLLGYDPSPIVRLNRAVVLAEVAGAAPALAEVDALGERLQRYHLWHAVRARMLTALGRDDEALAADLRALELTANDAERRLISRRRGL; encoded by the coding sequence GTGACACGAGAGGATGCTGCCGCCGCGGGTGATCAGAATGCCCGCGGCGCAGCATCCGATCACGAACTCGCCCGCGTGGTGCGGGCGGAGTCGGCACGGATCGTGGGGGCGCTGACGGCAGCGACCGGGAGCCTCGACGTCGCCGAGGAGGCGACGGCCGAGGCGATCGAGGAGGCGCTGCGGCAGTGGCGGCGGCGCGGCGTGCCGACCAACCCGGGCGGCTGGCTGATGCAGGCCGCCCGCCACAACGCCCTCGACCGGCTGAGGCGGGAGAAGACCTACCGCGGCAAGCTCGCGCTCCTCGCTGAGCAGCCCGTGCCGGCCGTGCCGGCGGCCGGAGACCCGGACGAGCGACTGCCGCTGCTGTTCGGATGCTGTCACCCCGCCCTCGCGCCGGAGGCGCAGCTCGCCCTGACGCTGCGGGCCGTGCTCGGGGTGACGACCGAGCAGATCGCGCTCGCCACCCTCGAACCCGCCGCCACCGTCGGCCAGCGGATCTCGCGCGCGAAGCGCAAGATGGCCGACACCGGCATCCCCCTCCGGATCCCCGAACCCGCTGAGCGCCCCGGCCGGCTCGACATCGTGCTCACCGTGATCTCGGTCATGTACGGCTCCGCCCACCTCGCGGCGGGTGCCGGGGCCGCCGCCGACCGGGATCTGGCGGACGACGCGCTGTGGCTGGCCCGCGTGGTCGCCGAGGCGCTGCCGACGGAGGCCGAGGCCGCCGGGCTGCACGCCCTGCTGCTGTTCCACCGCGCGCGGGAGTCGGCCAGGGCCGTCGACGACGAGCTCATCCTCCTGGGCGACCAGGATCGCAGCCGCTGGGATCCGCGGCTCATCGCCGAGGGGCAGACCGAGCTCGCCCGCGCGGCGGCGCGGAAGAGCCCGGGTCGCTGGCAGCTGCACGCCGCGATCGCCGCATGCCACAGCGACGCGGCGACGCTCGCCGAGACCGACTGGCTGCAGATGCTGGTGCTCTACGACATGCTCCTCGGCTACGACCCGTCGCCGATCGTTCGGCTCAATCGGGCGGTGGTGCTCGCCGAGGTGGCCGGGGCCGCCCCGGCGCTGGCGGAGGTCGATGCATTGGGGGAGCGCCTGCAGCGCTACCACCTGTGGCACGCCGTGCGCGCGCGGATGCTGACGGCACTGGGACGCGACGACGAGGCGCTCGCCGCCGACCTGCGTGCCCTCGAGCTGACCGCGAACGATGCGGAGCGTCGGCTGATCTCGCGCCGGCGAGGTCTGTGA
- a CDS encoding anthranilate synthase family protein has product MTEDAPRAAELLSRLIAADAPFALIARDGTTVEVLTGEIVDVDLLADIPLIDATGRPREVLALVPFRQVRERGFECHDDGAPLRCLVVDRRVALPRADVLSTLPGAPVPLRDAGFDIPDEEYAEIVRRVISDEIGRGEGANFVIRRDFTAAVDADPTTAALTWFRALLEQERGAYWTFAVITPGHIAVGASPEAHVSAQDGVVTMNPISGTFRHPAGGATAAALSEFLESAKETEELFMVVDEELKMMSAVCSDGGRITGPHLKEMSRLTHTEYVLRGRSRLDPRDILRETMFAPTVTGSPMQNACTVITRHERGPRGYYSGVAALFTPRASDVGSDAGEPTHDLDAPILIRTAYLVDGMLRVPVGATLVRHSDPYGEVSETHGKAAGVLGAIGAVPRTGAAAPLDAVAGDVIDEDAPAVAAAPLADDPEIAALLASRNARLASFWLNPQGATEAGPFAGRSAVVVDAEDRFTTMLAHQLRHLGLDARIVHWSEVTDAELDAAELVVSGPGPGDPRDPDSPRMHRLRDIVARRLDTGRALLAVCLSHQILADRLGLDLAPLERPHQGLQKTVDVFGTPASIGFYNTFTARAAAGATRIGEAQISADASGDVYALRGEGFASVQGHLESILSRDGMTTLERLIAHALA; this is encoded by the coding sequence ATGACCGAGGACGCTCCCCGCGCCGCTGAGCTGCTCAGCCGACTGATCGCCGCCGACGCACCCTTCGCCCTGATCGCCCGCGACGGCACGACCGTCGAGGTGCTCACCGGCGAGATCGTCGATGTCGATCTGCTCGCCGACATCCCCCTCATCGACGCCACCGGCCGGCCGCGCGAGGTGCTCGCGCTCGTGCCGTTCCGGCAGGTGCGCGAACGCGGATTCGAGTGCCACGACGACGGGGCGCCGCTGCGCTGCCTCGTCGTCGACCGACGTGTCGCGCTGCCGCGCGCCGACGTCCTCTCGACGCTCCCCGGCGCGCCGGTGCCTCTGCGCGACGCCGGCTTCGACATCCCCGACGAGGAGTACGCCGAGATCGTCCGCCGGGTGATCTCGGACGAGATCGGCCGCGGCGAAGGTGCGAACTTCGTCATCCGCCGCGACTTCACCGCCGCTGTCGACGCGGACCCGACCACCGCGGCCCTGACCTGGTTCCGCGCCCTCCTCGAGCAGGAGCGCGGTGCGTACTGGACGTTCGCGGTCATCACGCCCGGGCACATCGCGGTCGGCGCGAGCCCCGAGGCGCATGTCAGCGCCCAGGACGGCGTCGTGACGATGAACCCGATCTCCGGCACGTTCCGCCACCCGGCCGGCGGCGCCACGGCGGCCGCCCTCAGCGAATTCCTCGAGTCTGCCAAGGAGACCGAGGAGCTCTTCATGGTCGTCGACGAAGAGCTCAAGATGATGAGCGCCGTCTGCTCGGACGGCGGCCGCATCACCGGTCCGCACCTCAAGGAGATGTCGCGGCTCACCCACACGGAGTACGTCCTCCGGGGTCGCTCGCGGCTGGACCCGCGCGACATCCTGCGCGAGACGATGTTCGCCCCCACCGTCACCGGCTCGCCCATGCAGAACGCGTGCACGGTGATCACCCGGCACGAGCGCGGCCCGCGCGGCTACTACTCGGGTGTCGCCGCGCTGTTCACGCCGCGCGCATCGGACGTCGGGTCGGATGCCGGTGAACCCACCCACGACCTGGACGCCCCCATCCTCATCCGCACCGCCTATCTCGTCGACGGGATGCTGCGCGTCCCGGTCGGCGCGACGCTCGTGCGCCACTCGGACCCCTACGGAGAGGTCAGCGAGACCCATGGGAAGGCTGCCGGCGTGCTGGGCGCGATCGGCGCGGTGCCCCGCACCGGCGCCGCGGCGCCGCTCGACGCGGTGGCGGGCGACGTCATCGACGAGGACGCCCCGGCCGTCGCCGCGGCACCGCTGGCAGACGACCCCGAGATCGCGGCGCTGCTCGCCTCCCGGAACGCGCGGCTGGCCTCGTTCTGGCTGAACCCGCAGGGCGCGACCGAGGCCGGCCCGTTCGCCGGGCGGTCAGCCGTCGTCGTCGACGCGGAGGACCGCTTCACGACGATGCTCGCCCACCAGCTGCGCCATCTCGGCCTCGACGCCCGCATCGTGCACTGGAGCGAGGTCACCGACGCCGAGCTGGATGCCGCCGAGCTGGTGGTGTCCGGTCCGGGACCCGGCGACCCGCGCGACCCGGACAGCCCCCGCATGCACCGTCTCCGCGACATCGTGGCCCGGCGCCTCGACACCGGGCGTGCCCTGCTGGCGGTGTGCCTGAGCCACCAGATCCTCGCCGACCGCCTCGGGCTCGACCTGGCGCCGCTGGAGCGGCCGCATCAGGGCCTGCAGAAGACCGTGGACGTGTTCGGCACTCCCGCGTCCATCGGGTTCTACAACACGTTCACGGCCCGCGCGGCCGCCGGTGCGACGCGGATCGGCGAGGCGCAGATCTCGGCCGACGCGTCGGGCGACGTGTACGCGCTCCGCGGGGAGGGATTCGCGTCCGTGCAGGGGCATCTGGAGTCGATCCTGTCGCGCGACGGCATGACGACTCTCGAGCGCCTCATCGCGCACGCGCTCGCCTAG